A stretch of the Nicotiana tabacum cultivar K326 chromosome 6, ASM71507v2, whole genome shotgun sequence genome encodes the following:
- the LOC107803049 gene encoding formin-like protein 4 produces MNVPGPPLTHSSQNQVVLKAVIAAVVTTLIIAGILFYFFYRYYIARQRKRNKLNSSFGREVSGSVPHQEFQQSGALKGLIVDENGLDVIYLRKFEGRQLGSCFSKVWVNYIDEEEEKRIDSRQEKPVSRDHIQEIPLLQNASNVDGYEKEAHTAQQTINSLPAASRSSQHPYPQFTSSSLQFPHKEITPQSETPSQPAVLSSQNPPQPPRPPPPPPPLPMKRIIKAPTPPNSGKIKPSPPPPPKGNGLHSSLKPPVAPRGKASSQEKAEASTDENSKDDGEVQIKLRPLHWDKVIANTDHSMVWDEINNGSFRFEDDLMEVLFGYNITSQKTPEGNNTTTSSGTSKLARPAHSFILDPRKSQNTAIVLKSLSISREEILDALLEGQGLSVDTLEKLTKICPTEEETLKILQFDGDPRKLADAESFLHHMLKAVPSAFKRFNAMLFRSSYDSEILILKENLQTVEQGCTELRTCRIFLRLLEAILKAGNRMNAGTARGNAKGFNLGALQKLSYVKSNDGKTTLLHFVVEQVIRSEGKRRLINKGNKVDSEDFDRKTEKLEKDTEHLILGLPVLQGLSSEFSNVKKAATMDYDSFINTCSTLTMRINEVRQLIMCCGNAERDRFVKVTKGFLEECEEELKVIREEQTRVMELVKRTTEYYQAGSSKDKGTQGLQLFAIVKDFLVMVDKACVDITKKVQKKNASSIESPPPQSTTPRTPVRFHNLRTYFTPETLSSESENEF; encoded by the exons ATGAATGTACCAGGGCCACCTCTAACACATTCATCTCAGAATCAGGTAGTTCTGAAGGCTGTTATAGCTGCAGTTGTAACTACTTTGATAATTGCTGGCAtactcttttatttcttttatagaTACTATATAGCTCGTCAACGGAAGAGAAACAAATTGAACTCTAGTTTTGGTCGAGAAGTTTCTGGTTCTGTGCCTCATCAAGAATTCCAGCAAAGTGGAGCTTTAAAAGGGCTCATAGTAGATGAAAATGGGCTTGATGTTATATATTTGAGAAAATTTGAGGGTAGACAGCTCGGAAGTTGCTTTTCTAAGGTTTGGGTGAATTACATagatgaggaggaagagaagaGGATTGATAGCCGACAAGAGAAACCAGTTTCAAGGGATCATATCCAAGAAATTCCATTACTGCAAAATGCTAGCAATGTAGATGGCTATGAGAAAGAGGCACATACTGCACAACAAACAATCAACTCACTCCCTGCAGCAAGCAGATCTTCACAACATCCATATCCTCAATTTACATCATCCTCATTACAGTTTCCACACAAGGAAATCACTCCTCAATCAGAGACACCCTCTCAACCAGCAGTTCTCTCGAGTCAAAATCCACCTCAGCCACCAAGACCTCCACCACCTCCACCTCCCCTTCCaatgaaaagaattatcaaaGCACCAACACCACCTAATTCAGGGAAAATAAAACCTTCTCCACCACCCCCACCAAAGGGGAACGGGTTGCATTCATCATTAAAACCACCTGTTGCACCAAGAGGGAAAGCGAGCAGCCAAGAGAAAGCAGaagcttcaactgatgagaattCAAAAGATGATGGTGAAGTTCAAATTAAACTGAGGCCACTGCACTGGGATAAAGTCATTGCTAATACTGATCACTCCATGGTCTGGGATGAAATCAACAACGGTTCTTTCCG ATTTGAAGATGACCTTATGGAAGTTCTCTTTGGATACAATATCACTTCCCAGAAAACCCCTGAAGGAAATAACACGACCACAAGCTCAGGCACTTCTAAGTTGGCTCGACCAGCGCATAGCTTTATTCTCGATCCTAGGAAGTCACAGAACACAGCAATTGTACTCAAGTCTCTTTCAATCTCTCGCGAAGAAATACTTGATGCCCTCTTGGAGGGTCAAGGACTCAGTGTTGATACCCTTGAAAAACTAACCAAGATTTGCCCAACTGAAGAAGAAACATTAAAAATCCTCCAATTTGACGGTGACCCAAGAAAACTTGCTGATGCCGAGTCTTTTCTCCACCACATGCTGAAAGCTGTTCCTTCTGCTTTTAAGCGTTTCAATGCTATGCTTTTCAGATCAAGCTATGATTCAGAAATTCTAATCCTCAAGGAGAATTTGCAAACAGTTGAGCAGGGTTGTACAGAATTGAGAACATGTAGAATTTTCTTAAGACTTCTGGAAGCCATTCTTAAGGCTGGCAATCGGATGAATGCAGGAACGGCTAGAGGAAATGCTAAGGGATTCAACCTGGGTGCATTACAAAAACTATCGTATGTAAAAAGCAATGATGGAAAGACTACTCTGCTTCATTTTGTAGTTGAACAAGTCATCCGTTCTGAAGGTAAACGCCGCCTTATCAATAAAGGTAACAAGGTTGACAGTGAAGATTTTGATAGAAAGACGGAAAAACTAGAAAAAGATACAGAGCACCTAATACTAGGTTTGCCAGTTTTGCAAGGATTAAGTTCCGAATTCTCTAATGTAAAGAAAGCAGCTACCATGGACTATGATAGTTTCATCAATACATGTTCCACTCTTACAATGCGGATAAATGAAGTTCGCCAGCTCATAATGTGCTGTGGAAATGCTGAAAGAGATCGATTTGTAAAAGTGACTAAAGGGTTTCTGGAGGAATGTGAAGAGGAACTCAAGGTGATCAGAGAAGAACAAACAAGAGTCATGGAACTTGTGAAGAGAACGACAGAGTATTACCAAGCAGGATCTTCAAAGGACAAAGGCACACAGGGACTTCAGTTGTTTGCCATTGTGAAAGACTTTCTCGTCATGGTTGATAAAGCGTGTGTAGATATCACAAAGAAAGTACAGAAGAAGAACGCATCAAGCATAGAGTCACCACCACCCCAATCAACAACACCAAGAACTCCTGTGAGGTTCCATAACTTGAGAACATACTTTACACCAGAAACATTGAGTAGTGAATCTGAGAATGAGTTCTGA